TGGACGCTCCGGAGGTGATGTTGGCCGCCATCAGGTTGGCCGTCACGTGTCCCGGCGCAATCCCGCCGAAGATGAGCTGCGTGACTTTCCCCATGGCTCCGGTGGGCGTGATGTTGGCCTCCCCGGTGATCCGGCAGACGACCAGCGCCAGGAAGAAGGAGATGATTACTGCAATGCAGCTCATCCAGTACGGAACGTCAAAGGTGGCATGCGCCAGATAGCCGAGGGCCGCCAGGGAGACGAGCTGCCCGGCCAGGAACCAGCTCATGGGCGTTTCTATTTTTTCCACGTCCGTCAGCTCCCGCCTTTTAGTCAGGGAGAACATGGCGCCCAGGGAGGAGAAGGAGCGGACGATGCTTTTCCACTGGAACAGGAAGGCCACAATGCTGGCGACGACCATGCAGGCGGTTCCCCCCCACAGGGTCCAGCCCACAGCGTCCCGGTAGCCGGCGCCCGCGGGAAGCAGCCCCTGGTTTTCCAGCCACGGTACGTAAAGCGCCCAGCAGACCGTGCCCCCGATGAAGAGGCTGAGGGAGGTTTTCATGCCCACCAGTGCGCCTGCGCCCACAAACATGAGGTCCCATTTGAAGAAGATGGTGCGGTGGTACCAATTGCCCAGGATTTGCTGCTGGGCGGTGCCCAGCCATTGCTCCCCTCCCGCTGCCATGGCGATGGCGTTGGCGGAGGCGAAGAGGGCGGAGTAAAGAAGGGCTTTGGCCTGTCCCGCCGCCTTTTTGCCTTCTGAATAGAGCACCTTGAGGGTTTCCGCCGTGGCGATGCTGTCCGGGAATTTGATTTGTTCAATGTTGATCATCTGGCGCTTCATCGGAATGGCCATGGTGACGCCCAGCACGGCAATGAAGAATATCCAGGCGAAGGTGACGCCCAGCGGCATGTGCTGCCCAGTGAGCAGGAGCAGGGCGGCCACGGCGGAGGTAAGCGTGCCCCCGGTGGAGTAGCCTGCGGAGCTGGCGGCGGACTGCATGCACGTGTTTTCCAGGATGGTCATGGGGGATTTGGAGATGCCCAGGCGGACAAACGCATTCCAGAGGGCAAACGAGATAATGCCTGCCGTCAGCGCCACCCCGAAGGACCATCCCATTTTAAGGTTGGCATAAAGGTTGGTGAGGGAGAGGATGGAGCCCAGGAGCATGCCTACGATGACGGCTCTCCAGGTGAGCTGCTTCATTCTGTCGCCGGAGCCCAGGTAGACCCGGTCATACCATTGTTGTTCGATTTCATCCGGCGTCCCCTGGAAGCCGTCCAGGGGGAGCGGCTTTTCCAGGCAGGAGAGAGGAGCGGGGGAAGACTGGGATTCCGTAGGTGCCATACGGGCCGGAACATAGCATGTGCGGGCGCGGTGGAAAAGCCGTATCTGCCTTTCCTTTCCTCCGGAACGCCTCCTGCTTGGGGCTTGCCTGCCCGTGGCGGCCGTGGTTTAATGAACGGCATGAGCCCATCTTTTACGGATAAACTTGCCGCCCGCATCAGAAAGACCGGTTCCGCCCTGTGCGTGGGGCTGGATCCGCGCCCCGTCATGGATGATTTGCAGTCGGTTCCCGCCCTGTTGCGGAAGGTCGTGGAAGAAACCGCTCCGTATGCGGCGGCGTTCAAGCCGAATATCGCGTATTTTGAGGCCATGGGCCTGCGCGGCCTGGAGATGCTTGAAGAATTGCTTCCGGATATGCCGGGGGATGTGCCCGTGGTGCTGGACGCCAAGCGCGGGGACATCGGAGAGACCCAGAAGTATTATGCCCAGGCGTATTTTGAACGTCTGGGAGTGGATGCCGTCACGTTAAGCCCCTTCATGGGTTATGATACGCTGGAACCTTTTCTGGATTATGAAGGCAAGGGCATCTATCTGCTGGCAGTCACTTCCAATCCGGGTTCCGCGGATGTGGAGCGCCAGGAGCTGGCTGACGGCCGCAAGGTGTATGAACTGGTGGGGGATATGGTGCGCCGCTCCGTGCAGGAAGGGCGCAAGACATCCGTGGGCATGGTGGTGGGGCTGACCAATGCGGATTCCAGCATTCTGGCGCGTATTCCGGACGCCCCCCTGCTGGTTCCCGGCCTGGGGGCGCAGGGAGGCGA
This DNA window, taken from Akkermansia muciniphila, encodes the following:
- a CDS encoding OPT family oligopeptide transporter, which gives rise to MAPTESQSSPAPLSCLEKPLPLDGFQGTPDEIEQQWYDRVYLGSGDRMKQLTWRAVIVGMLLGSILSLTNLYANLKMGWSFGVALTAGIISFALWNAFVRLGISKSPMTILENTCMQSAASSAGYSTGGTLTSAVAALLLLTGQHMPLGVTFAWIFFIAVLGVTMAIPMKRQMINIEQIKFPDSIATAETLKVLYSEGKKAAGQAKALLYSALFASANAIAMAAGGEQWLGTAQQQILGNWYHRTIFFKWDLMFVGAGALVGMKTSLSLFIGGTVCWALYVPWLENQGLLPAGAGYRDAVGWTLWGGTACMVVASIVAFLFQWKSIVRSFSSLGAMFSLTKRRELTDVEKIETPMSWFLAGQLVSLAALGYLAHATFDVPYWMSCIAVIISFFLALVVCRITGEANITPTGAMGKVTQLIFGGIAPGHVTANLMAANITSGASSSSADLLVDLKVGYLLGANPRKQFIAQFSGIFLGTLVSVLAFRSMVPDVDALQAFNAPGARTWAATAEALGMGFSHLHSIKVLSIIAGGILGLILVLVPRYLPAAGKWLPTPIGFGLAWAIQWNDSFLFFAGAVLGWAADRFFRAKSREYKIPTASGIIAGAALTGMAILMFSIYQAAR
- the pyrF gene encoding orotidine-5'-phosphate decarboxylase, coding for MSPSFTDKLAARIRKTGSALCVGLDPRPVMDDLQSVPALLRKVVEETAPYAAAFKPNIAYFEAMGLRGLEMLEELLPDMPGDVPVVLDAKRGDIGETQKYYAQAYFERLGVDAVTLSPFMGYDTLEPFLDYEGKGIYLLAVTSNPGSADVERQELADGRKVYELVGDMVRRSVQEGRKTSVGMVVGLTNADSSILARIPDAPLLVPGLGAQGGDLSSLSGSGHVAPPLINVSRGIMYQNPELSFAEKAERFSLRIREALGY